The Aneurinibacillus sp. REN35 nucleotide sequence ACGGCGTCCTTTTACCAACACATAGCCTTTATTCGACAGCATCCGGTTGTATCCGTCCGCATATCCTACCGGGATCGTCGCAATAATTGCCTCTATGGGGGCTTCATACGTTGCTCCATAGCTCACTTTTGTGCCTGTCGGTACACGCTTTACATGACTGATTCGCGCCTTCCATTGAAAAGCCGTTGTCAGTGGGATATGTGTGGTTTTGGCATAGCCCGATGGGTACTGGCCGTATAAACTAATACCCAAACGAATCATATGACGGCTGCGTTCCGGATAGAACATCGCAGCGGCGCTATTATTCGTATAAAGAAGCGGAATCGTCACTCCTACTTTCGTAAGCTCATCTACAAATCGTTGAAATTCTTGGTACTGTTCAAGTGTGTACGACGTATCTTCTTCGTCCGCAGTAGCAAAATGCGTAAACATTCCTTCAATCTGTATCCAGGAACATTTTTTAGCTTGTTCACAAAAAGCGAGCAGTTCCTCTACAGAACGCATACCGATTCTTCCCATTCCAGTATCTACTTTGATATGAACGCGGGCCTGCCTCTGCATTTTCTCAGCGATCCTGCCAACTTCCCGCAAATATTCGACCTGATATACAGTCATCGTAATATCATGCGAAAGCGCAAGTTCGACTCCCCGTACAGGAAAGGAGCTTAATACCAGGATTGGAGCGGTAATACCCTGGGTGCGCAGTTCCAATGCTTCATCCAGCAGTGCAACGCCCAGCCATTCCGCACCTTCTGCTAACGCTCTTTGCGCTACCTCATAGGCCCCATGGCCGTACCCGTCTGCTTTCACTACCGCCATAATTTTCGCCTCTTGAGGAATATGTTTGCGAAAGGTCTGTATGTTCTCTCCGATCGCATCCAGATTTACTTCGGCCCAGACATCCCGATAATACTCTCCCATCCCTGACATGGTTCTATCTCCCTCTCTTCTGTGTACGTGCAATCTGTTTATCCAGTTCATCAAGAAATTCCTGCGAAGCCATGATGCTATATTTCTTACCGCCCTGCGTCTTATATGTCGGCTTCCAGACACTTGTCCGCTGCAACTCATGCAGCGCTGCACTTTCCTCATCCTTACCGACTTTCATAATAAGATGTGTCCGAGATAATTTGTATGTCGGGTGCAGAATGGCTTTATAGATCATTGGAGCAAATCCGACGATAACCACCGCCGCCCCCATGGCGATAATAAATACACCCACGCTGCT carries:
- the alr gene encoding alanine racemase, giving the protein MSGMGEYYRDVWAEVNLDAIGENIQTFRKHIPQEAKIMAVVKADGYGHGAYEVAQRALAEGAEWLGVALLDEALELRTQGITAPILVLSSFPVRGVELALSHDITMTVYQVEYLREVGRIAEKMQRQARVHIKVDTGMGRIGMRSVEELLAFCEQAKKCSWIQIEGMFTHFATADEEDTSYTLEQYQEFQRFVDELTKVGVTIPLLYTNNSAAAMFYPERSRHMIRLGISLYGQYPSGYAKTTHIPLTTAFQWKARISHVKRVPTGTKVSYGATYEAPIEAIIATIPVGYADGYNRMLSNKGYVLVKGRRARVVGRVCMDQFMVDVTHIPNVAVGEEAVLIGHQGQEEITVDEMAEWLGTINYEVTCMVSKRVPRVYMEKGRIVSVSNRILTSFCQE